One segment of Platichthys flesus chromosome 15, fPlaFle2.1, whole genome shotgun sequence DNA contains the following:
- the LOC133970153 gene encoding protein ABHD15, which produces MEPFVWDCLCCLLPSLFLFLLSLVLRWLRARCRTGRASMTEEEPELICKTSALAKYLLRHCGSLVRPRPAAWPRGDPHLQTLSALLCGPAGDTVEFTRDSLLLRDGGIVAVDWALESGLGERIGRGRWEGRKEHQSGGKALGCFTSTPPVLVLIPHSWGGASPHLKALCHQAIRQGFYVVVFHPRATAGCPLTTARLTEFGDPADLEQAVTYIHSRHPSSELVAVSEGSGSGILLSYLGECGSSTYLTAAAALSPVLLGQLWFQTAMPAIYRWGALFHRKLQLRRYANSFRGVVDVDRALSSSSLRDFEEALFCSSARRPEKPPLNSLNNSGVKPRPHTEREVAPSVAWALGERAQPAEDWDSYWERNEPLRDADEVAVPVLCICSRDDPLLPPASTLPITLFQNNPHFFLVLTDKGGHCGFTRDPQEMEEGKDENKEVEEASWSHIAVLDYFRVVADFLRGERRDGTSWGGPLGGNIQAGQRNRGSTMGPLRRRRATVMRRPRPQAPEQSSVDEEGETFTWKRSYTR; this is translated from the exons ATGGAACCGTTTGTATGGGACTGTCTGTGCTGTTTGCTTCCTTCCCTCTTCCTGTTCCTGCTGAGTCTCGTCCTCCGCTGGCTCAGAGCACGTTGTCGGACAGGACGGGCGTCCATGACAGAAGAAGAACCCGAGCTCATCTGCAAAACATCCGCGCTGGCAAAATATCTGCTGCGCCACTGTGGCTCTCTGGTCAGGCCGAGGCCGGCTGCCTGGCCCAGGGGAGACCCCCACCTCCAGACCCTGTCCGCTCTGCTGTGTGgacctgcaggagacacagtAGAGTTCACCAGGGacagtctgctgctgagagACGGGGGGATTGTAGCGGTGGACTGGGCTCTGGAGAGCGGATTGGGTGAGAGGAttgggagggggaggtgggaggggaggaaggagcaTCAGTCGGGGGGGAAGGCGCTGGGTTGTTTCACCTCAACGCCTCCTGTCCTTGTCCTCATCCCTCATTCATGGGGAGGGGCGAGCCCTCACTTGAAGGCCCTGTGCCATCAGGCCATACGTCAGGGCTTCTACGTGGTGGTGTTCCATCCCCGGGCCACAGCAGGGTGCCCGCTGACCACAGCACGACTCACCGAGTTCGGAGACCCGGCTGATCTTGAGCAG GCAGTGACCTACATTCACAGCCGCCACCCGTCCTCCGAGCTGGTGGCGGTGAGTGAGGGTTCAGGTTCAGGGATCCTTCTCTCCTACCTGGGGGAATGTGGATCCAGCACATACctgactgcagctgctgccctCTCACCTGTGCTCCTGGGCCAGCTGTGGTTCCAAACGGCCATGCCTGCCATTTATCGCTGGGGTGCACTGTTTCACCGGAAACTGCAgctgaggag ATATGCAAACTCCTTCAGAGGAGTTGTGGATGTGGACCGGGCCCTCAGCTCTTCCTCCCTGAGAGACTTTGAAGAAGCTCTTTTCTGCTCTTCGGCCCGACGTCCAGAGAAACCTCCACTAAACTCTCTTAACAACTCTGGAGTGAAGCCAAGACCTCACACTGAGAGGGAGGTGGCTCCCTCGGTGGCCTGGGCACTGGGGGAAAGGGCTCAGCCAGCTGAGGACTGGGACAGCTACTGGGAGAGGAACGAACCCCTGAGAGATGCAGATGAAGTGGCCGTCCCCGTGCTTTGCATCTGCAGCCGTGACgaccctctcctccctcctgcctccactCTACCCATCACCCTCTTCCAGAACAATCCCCACTTCTTTCTGGTGTTGACGGACAAAGGAGGGCACTGTGGATTCACCCGAGACCcacaggagatggaggaagggaAGGATGAAAataaggaggtggaggaagctAGCTGGAGTCACATCGCAGTTCTGGATTACTTCAGAGTGGTGGCTGATTTcctgagaggggagaggagggatgggacAAGCTGGGGGGGTCCACTGGGGGGAAACATCCAGGCTGGGCAGAGGAACAGGGGCAGCACCATGGGCCCTCTCCGCAGGAGGAGAGCCACCGTGATGAGGAGGCCGAGACCTCAGGCACCAGAACAAAGCAGCGTGGATGAAGAAGGAGAGACCTTCACCTGGAAGAGGTCCTATACACGCTGA
- the LOC133970152 gene encoding von Willebrand factor A domain-containing protein 7-like, giving the protein MDETAPNTKLIKPGSLGKTAAKSRATCRSCNGDDCTNNILEDILREKILTTGYFEFLPGSSKPDGKCSHGGGFDRTRSIDPTGGINKDETDSEHGHLHFKAANMAIAATRQVLEDIRRAAGDATFLQLMGINKGKALCFCIDTTGSMSDDIEAVRNVTNSIINNRVGTEDEPSAYILVPFNDPDFGPLMRTQDAEAFKRAINSLTASGGGDFPELSLSGLRLALTGAPPASDIFLFTDASAKDDYLLGAVLTLVEQTKSVVNFMITGSLGFRRRRESNNTNDQQQQQPRAITKESSKVYADLAQASGGLAIQTTKSQLLAATTIVTESSSSAQVLLLQAARSPGKSDNFTFTVDESVKNLTIFITGLSAAFTLISPSGVSQSSANLTGPLISSSQSVGNFQTLELTTQAGLWEIRFVSTNPYTLKVKGESSIDFLSDFLELSEGPLGGFEVLENRPRAGANASLRVTVTGGVSAIVTEVFLVVSLTSEQVNGSVESLGKGKFVARFDSIPSGEFVVLVKGQSTESSTTSSRAAILFQRQSSNSIRASALTVSADDLEGVLEPGVPLFVPFSVLSNGLGGSFTIQATNDQGFTLSFPSTLPLTAGSRANGTVNITAPAGTASGTDVTLTIEVNAPGGTDANYVVLRLTVLIPVTDFTEPGCQLLSLQSNCSADCSASMWELSVEVTDGVNGTGIDTISFRGGNGTSNTSLLAGNATLVSYNASCCSPDVEIVVVDQVGNVGSCSFTVRTTAPTVNATPTTAQPTTAASTQAVQSLLLCLSIAILGLSLTI; this is encoded by the exons ATGGATGAAACAGCTCCAAACACTAAGCTGATCAAACCAGGAAGCCTCGGAAAAACAGCAG CCAAAAGCAGAGCAACCTGTCGCAGCTGCAACGGAGACGACTGCACGAACAACATTCTGGAGGACATCCTGCGGGAGAAGATACTCACCACAGGATATTTTGAATTTTTGCCAGGATCCTCCAAACCTGATG GAAAATGCAGCCATGGAGGTGGATTTGACAGAACAAGGAGCATTGATCCTACGGGTGGGATCAACAAAGACGAGACTGATTCCGAACACGGACATCTCCACTTTAAAGCAGCAAACATGGCCATCGCTGCGACCAGGCAGGTGCTGGAAGACATTCGTCGGGCTGCCGGTGACGCCACATTCCTACA GCTGATGGGGATCAACAAAGGGAAAGCTCTTTGTTTTTGCATAGACACCACGGGAAGCATGAGTGATGACATCGAGGCAGTGAGGAACGTCACAAACTCTATTATCAACAACAGAGTGGGGACAGAGGACGAGCCCTCGGCCTACATTCTCGTACCGTTCAATGATCCAG ACTTTGGGCCCCTGATGAGGACCCAAGATGCAGAGGCCTTCAAGAGAGCTATCAATTCGCTTACTGCATCTGGTGGAGGAGATTTTCCAGAATTGAGTCTTTCAGGACTTCGG CTGGCTTTAACCGGTGCTCCTCCAGCGTCTGATATCTTCCTCTTCACTGATGCATCTGCTAAAGACGATTACCTGTTGGGTGCAGTGCTCACACTCGTAGAACAAACCAAATCAGTG GTGAACTTCATGATAACTGGCAGTCTGGGGTTTCGTCGCCGAAGAGAGAGTAATAATACCAacgatcaacaacaacaacaacccagaGCAATAACAAAAGAATCTTCCAAGGTGTACGCGGACCTAGCTCAGGCTTCGGGAGGTTTGGCTATACAGACCACAAAAAGTCAGCTGCTCGCGGCCACCACCATCGTTACAGAGTCCTCCAGCTCCGCTCAG GTTCTCCTTCTGCAAGCGGCCAGGAGTCCTGGAAAATCCGACAATTTCACTTTCACAGTGGACGAGTCGGTAAAAAACCtcaccatcttcatcactgGGCTATCGGCCGCCTTTACTCTCATCAGTCCCTCAG GCGTGTCTCAGAGCAGCGCTAACCTGACGGGACCTTTGATCAGTTCATCCCAGTCAGTGGGAAACTTCCAGACTCTGGAGCTGACAACACAAGCTGGACTGTGGGAAATAAGATTTGTGTCAACAAATCCCTACACACTGAAGGTCAAAG gTGAGAGTTCCATTGACTTCCTCTCTGACTTTTTGGAGCTGTCCGAGGGCCCATTGGGAGGTTTTGAAGTCCTTGAAAATCGCCCCAGAGCTG GTGCCAACGCCAGCCTGAGGGTGACGGTCACCGGGGGGGTGTCTGCCATAGTGACAGAAGTGTTTCTGGTGGTCTCGTTAACGTCAGAGCAGGTTAACGGCAGCGTGGAGAGTCTGGGGAAAGGAAAATTCGTAGCTCGGTTCGACAGTATTCCATCGGGTGAGTTTGTGGTGCTTGTGAAGGGCCAGAGCACTGAGAGCAGCACCACTTCCTCCAGAGCAGCTATATTATTCCAAAGGCAGTCATCCAACTCCATCCGTGCCTCTGCTTTGACTGTTTCTGCT GATGATTTAGAAGGTGTCTTGGAACCAGGAGTACCTCTTTTTGTCCCTTTCTCTGTGTTGAGTAATGGCTTAGGAGGAAGCTTCACCATCCAAGCTACCAATGACCAAGGTTTTACGCTATCGTTCCCATCCACTCTGCCCCTGACCGCTGGAAGCAGGGCTAATGGCACGGTGAACATCACAGCCCCTGCTGGCACTGCATCTGGCACCGATGTCACCCTTACCATCGAGGTCAATGCTCCAGGAGGCACGGACGCCAACTATGTCGTTCTGCGTTTGACTGTCCTCATCCCG GTGACTGATTTCACTGAGCCAGGCTGTCAGCTGCTCAGCCTGCAGTCCAACTGCTCTGCAGACTGCAGCGCGTCCATGTGGGAGCTGTCAGTGGAGGTGACCGATGGGGTGAACGGGACGGGCATCGACACCATCAGCTTCAGAGGAGGCAACGGGACCAGTAACACCAGCCTGCTCGCTGGTAATGCAACGCTGGTGTCCTATAATGCGTCTTGCTGTTCACCTGATGTGGAGATAGTAGTTGTGGATCAGGTGGGTAATGTAGGCTCCTGCTCCTTCACGGTCCGGACAACGGCGCCAACCGTGAACGCCACTCCAACCACTGCACAGCCAACAACAGCAGCCTCTACACAAGCTGTTCAGTCTCTTCTTCTTTGCCTCAGCATCGCAATTCTAGGGCTCAGCTTAACCATCTGA